In the genome of Patescibacteria group bacterium, one region contains:
- a CDS encoding TspO/MBR family protein — MRTYEWYQALLKPSWAPPSWLFGPVWSVLYTLIAISYGYVGYLYFTKKIPFIVVLPFILNLIFNFIFTPLQFGLRNNLLASIDIVLVLGTLIWALIAIYPYVKWVSFINIPYLAWVSFATVLQITITYLNK; from the coding sequence ATGCGAACCTACGAATGGTATCAAGCATTATTAAAACCTAGTTGGGCGCCACCATCGTGGCTCTTTGGTCCTGTGTGGAGTGTCCTGTATACACTAATAGCTATTTCATATGGCTATGTTGGCTATCTTTATTTCACAAAGAAAATTCCATTTATTGTAGTACTGCCATTTATTTTGAATCTTATTTTTAATTTCATTTTTACTCCACTCCAGTTTGGTTTAAGAAATAACTTATTAGCATCTATAGACATTGTTTTAGTATTGGGGACTTTAATTTGGGCACTTATTGCTATATATCCCTATGTAAAATGGGTGAGTTTTATAAACATCCCATATCTAGCCTGGGTGAGCTTTGCCACAGTGTTACAAATTACTATTACCTATTTAAATAAATAA
- a CDS encoding pyridoxamine 5'-phosphate oxidase family protein, translating to MDNKDQVKKDVQKFLSENVTAVIATSFNDEPRASTVYYYADEALDFYFVTKRNTGKYINIEMNPRAAVVVGTGPEHISVMANGEVNIVTDIEEQIRILGKMEELYKRENITNLPIEELQNFKDRNKVIFKITPKELIFMNLDSTSFPESHGDSFVQLIP from the coding sequence ATGGACAACAAAGATCAAGTTAAGAAGGACGTACAAAAGTTTCTTTCAGAAAATGTTACAGCCGTTATTGCTACATCGTTTAACGATGAGCCCAGAGCTTCTACTGTATATTATTATGCAGATGAAGCATTAGACTTTTATTTTGTCACAAAAAGGAACACAGGCAAATATATCAATATTGAAATGAATCCTCGTGCAGCTGTAGTAGTGGGAACAGGACCTGAACATATTAGTGTTATGGCTAATGGTGAGGTAAACATAGTAACTGATATTGAAGAGCAGATCCGGATTTTGGGAAAAATGGAGGAGCTCTATAAACGAGAAAATATTACAAACTTACCGATTGAAGAATTACAGAACTTCAAAGATAGAAATAAAGTAATTTTCAAAATCACTCCTAAAGAACTTATCTTTATGAATCTTGACAGCACTAGTTTTCCAGAATCACACGGTGATAGCTTTGTACAATTAATTCCTTAA
- a CDS encoding RNA polymerase sigma factor has product MDTSQEHLSDEQVATLIQEGDKEKFGVLMQRYDKKLSRYGKKFLSQQENIDDIVQDVFISTFQNINNFDPGLKFSSWIYRIAHNAFVNGLKKHQRSFIPNFDFDTFLSHHVPEDETFNETEHEMMKKMIDQGLDELSPKYKEVIILHYLEELSYKELSDILQIPTGTVGIRVKRGKEALRKVYERMNIEKPYGTG; this is encoded by the coding sequence ATGGATACGTCTCAGGAACATTTATCTGATGAACAGGTTGCCACACTGATCCAAGAAGGGGATAAAGAGAAATTTGGCGTGCTTATGCAACGCTATGACAAAAAGCTTTCCCGCTATGGAAAAAAGTTTTTATCACAGCAAGAAAACATAGATGATATAGTTCAAGATGTATTTATCAGTACATTTCAAAATATAAATAACTTTGATCCCGGATTAAAGTTTTCTTCATGGATATATCGAATTGCACATAATGCATTTGTAAATGGATTGAAGAAGCATCAGAGAAGTTTCATTCCAAACTTTGATTTTGATACATTTCTTTCTCACCACGTTCCCGAGGATGAGACATTCAATGAAACTGAACATGAGATGATGAAAAAGATGATAGATCAGGGACTTGATGAGTTGTCACCAAAATATAAAGAAGTAATTATTCTTCATTATTTAGAAGAATTGAGCTATAAAGAACTATCAGATATTTTGCAGATACCAACAGGCACAGTAGGAATAAGAGTGAAAAGAGGAAAAGAAGCATTGCGAAAGGTCTATGAGAGAATGAATATAGAAAAACCATATGGAACAGGATAA
- a CDS encoding VOC family protein codes for MSAHPEVKIGHVHLTVANLERSLVFYRDILGFEITARYGSSAVFLSAGGYHHHIALNTWAGEGAPPPPQGHSGLYHFAILYPTRKELAKVLQSLIDAQYLLDGAADHGVSEALYLSDPDGIGVELYCDRPKKDWKVKNDGEVEMVTERLDIQDLLSELKNK; via the coding sequence ATGAGCGCTCACCCAGAAGTAAAAATCGGTCATGTTCATCTCACTGTCGCAAATCTTGAGCGGTCTCTAGTTTTCTATCGTGATATTTTGGGTTTTGAAATAACCGCACGGTATGGTTCATCAGCTGTGTTTCTTTCTGCTGGAGGATATCATCATCACATTGCCTTAAACACTTGGGCTGGAGAAGGTGCACCGCCACCACCTCAAGGTCACTCAGGGTTGTATCACTTTGCAATTTTATATCCAACGCGAAAAGAACTTGCAAAAGTGTTGCAAAGCTTAATAGATGCACAATATCTACTCGACGGTGCAGCAGATCACGGCGTATCAGAAGCACTGTATCTTTCAGATCCAGATGGCATTGGAGTCGAGCTTTATTGTGATAGACCTAAAAAAGATTGGAAGGTAAAAAATGATGGGGAAGTTGAAATGGTGACAGAGCGATTGGATATTCAGGATTTATTAAGTGAATTAAAAAATAAATGA
- a CDS encoding NAD(P)H-dependent oxidoreductase, whose translation MFGPSKKKKVLVFLGQEDKDGTFCARLADEYQKGAEAGGHEVRRANIGDMKFDPLLHKGYKVIQELEPDLKKLQEDFRWAEHIVVLYPTWWSGMPAILKGLFDRFWIPGFAFHFHPHLGWDKLLKGRTGRVIITMDSWPMASRILFGDSTNEIGRAILGFAGIHPVHIEKVGWLKHASDEKKNAIAKKIYNQGLKAR comes from the coding sequence ATGTTTGGCCCATCAAAGAAAAAGAAAGTTTTGGTGTTCTTAGGTCAGGAAGATAAAGATGGTACTTTTTGTGCACGGTTAGCAGATGAATATCAGAAGGGAGCAGAAGCCGGAGGACATGAAGTACGCCGAGCCAATATTGGCGATATGAAGTTTGATCCACTTCTACATAAAGGCTACAAAGTAATTCAAGAACTAGAACCTGATCTAAAAAAACTTCAAGAAGATTTTCGTTGGGCGGAACATATAGTTGTTTTATATCCAACATGGTGGAGTGGAATGCCTGCTATTTTGAAGGGACTCTTTGATCGTTTTTGGATCCCTGGTTTTGCGTTTCATTTTCATCCGCATCTAGGCTGGGACAAGCTTTTGAAAGGCCGCACAGGTAGAGTAATTATTACCATGGATTCATGGCCTATGGCCTCACGAATTTTGTTTGGTGACTCAACAAATGAAATTGGTCGCGCTATTTTGGGATTTGCTGGAATTCATCCTGTACATATTGAAAAAGTTGGCTGGCTCAAGCATGCTTCTGATGAAAAGAAAAATGCTATAGCAAAGAAAATTTACAATCAAGGTTTGAAAGCTCGGTAA
- a CDS encoding 6-phosphogluconolactonase, protein MKIITEKTDLKQKAGEALDTMISDRAGKPLLLLLSGGSSLDLLEYIHDESLEGGITIGMLDDRYSFDAEVNSFSKLQAFNLGGFYARALDKGCIFLDSAPHEPETLELYAERYEYFIKEWMTMYPDGIIRATVGIGPDGHTSGILPFPEDPETFDHLFNGSKLIVGYDVGDKNPHKYRMTSTFTLMRKFDQVLTYMSGDNKKDALMKVVSEEGTLAETPGRIARELNNVTIMTDISLDK, encoded by the coding sequence ATGAAAATTATTACAGAAAAAACAGATCTTAAGCAAAAAGCTGGTGAGGCTTTAGATACAATGATAAGTGATCGGGCAGGTAAACCATTATTACTTTTGCTTTCAGGTGGGTCTTCATTAGATCTTTTAGAATATATTCATGATGAGTCATTGGAAGGAGGCATCACAATTGGAATGCTTGATGATCGTTACTCATTTGATGCTGAAGTAAATAGTTTTTCAAAGCTACAAGCCTTTAATCTTGGTGGATTCTATGCTCGAGCCTTAGATAAGGGTTGTATATTCTTGGATTCTGCTCCACATGAACCTGAAACACTTGAATTATATGCAGAACGATACGAATATTTTATTAAAGAATGGATGACGATGTATCCTGACGGAATAATTCGTGCAACTGTGGGAATTGGACCAGACGGTCATACCTCAGGAATTTTGCCATTTCCAGAAGATCCAGAAACATTTGATCATTTGTTTAATGGTAGTAAGTTGATTGTTGGGTACGATGTGGGAGATAAAAATCCTCACAAATATCGAATGACTAGTACTTTCACGTTAATGCGAAAGTTTGATCAAGTACTAACCTATATGTCGGGTGATAATAAAAAAGATGCTCTGATGAAAGTAGTGTCTGAGGAGGGTACATTAGCGGAGACTCCCGGTAGAATAGCTCGAGAATTAAACAATGTCACAATAATGACTGATATTTCTCTTGATAAATAA
- a CDS encoding pyridoxamine 5'-phosphate oxidase family protein, giving the protein MNDQAKKDALDFLMNEKVGVLATVAEGNPHAAFIYYICDEYFNIYFTTVVNTKKHQNIASGSKVAFTVGKTKPPQTVQIEGSAEIVSDENTINALAALYIDIATENTHYPVPLTKLDWEKGVVMYKITPTRLKWSDFTDSKKKEEKGVSVVIIG; this is encoded by the coding sequence ATGAACGACCAAGCAAAAAAAGATGCATTAGATTTTCTAATGAATGAGAAAGTTGGTGTACTTGCGACAGTGGCAGAAGGTAATCCACATGCAGCATTTATATATTATATATGTGACGAGTATTTCAATATTTACTTTACAACAGTTGTAAATACTAAGAAGCATCAAAATATTGCATCTGGATCTAAAGTCGCATTTACTGTGGGTAAAACAAAACCTCCCCAAACTGTTCAAATAGAAGGCTCAGCAGAAATAGTTTCTGATGAGAACACCATAAATGCTTTAGCTGCCTTATATATTGATATTGCAACTGAAAATACTCATTATCCAGTACCCTTAACAAAGCTTGATTGGGAAAAGGGAGTTGTCATGTATAAAATTACTCCCACTCGTTTAAAGTGGTCTGATTTTACAGATAGTAAAAAAAAGGAAGAGAAGGGTGTATCAGTAGTAATTATTGGCTAA
- a CDS encoding DoxX family protein, translated as MSHVIIDESPVSRFLFSNTKMAWLWLVVRLYVGWEWLHAGWGKLHSDAWVGSSAGKALSGFIQGALKKSSGEHPDVQGWYAAFLQNIILPNADTWAHVVSYGEFLVGIALIIGAFVGIAAFFGLFMNLNFLLAGTVSINPILFTLSIGLILAWKISGYIGLDRYLLPLLGTPWKPGKIFKSI; from the coding sequence ATGAGTCATGTAATCATCGATGAATCGCCTGTGTCACGCTTTTTATTCAGTAATACAAAAATGGCATGGTTGTGGTTGGTTGTACGCTTATATGTGGGATGGGAATGGCTTCATGCTGGTTGGGGGAAATTACACAGTGATGCATGGGTAGGTAGTAGTGCAGGAAAAGCCCTATCTGGATTTATCCAGGGAGCTCTTAAAAAATCTTCTGGTGAACATCCAGATGTTCAAGGTTGGTACGCGGCTTTCTTACAAAATATTATTTTGCCTAATGCTGATACTTGGGCTCATGTTGTGTCATATGGTGAGTTTTTGGTTGGAATAGCATTAATTATTGGAGCATTTGTTGGAATTGCTGCTTTTTTTGGACTTTTCATGAACCTCAACTTCTTATTAGCAGGGACCGTAAGTATAAATCCAATTTTATTTACACTAAGTATAGGATTAATTCTTGCCTGGAAAATCTCTGGATATATAGGATTAGATAGATATCTCTTGCCGCTACTTGGAACTCCATGGAAGCCAGGGAAGATATTTAAAAGTATTTAG